The stretch of DNA tgatTCAAGTGAGAATATCAAACATACgattataataagtaaatgAAAATCtctgataaaataattttaaaaataaaataaatgaaaaaataaaataaatttcatcttgaGTGAAAGTTCCtcaaccaataattataatacaaatacacaacttctaaaagtaaaagatgaaatagttaaatcttaaaaaaagacatattttACGAAAAGTTATGATAAATAAACGCATTGTAAGTTACATAATTATAGttgattaaatttctatattactataatcatttctaaaatttttagttagattatagaatgttggttattgaatattaaaatttatattatttagattcagcATGAAACCAAAAATTTGTGTCAACGAACAATCATTCATTGGTTTGTTATTTATCTtagaagagacaaatatatatatagagttcaaaagacataaacatTAAGATAAACATAACTATTGGAAcgaaaatttgtaaataagatATGGTGAAAAGACATAACTCTATAATGAACAAAAGCaactgtatgatttttttttaatagaaaagaTACAACTATACAATGAACAGACGCAACCATATGATTATTTTCAGGAAAGAAAAGTATTTAACGAAAAGGTAAGACGAAAAATCGCAATTGTTActggcatttattcagatttttattattatgtagaTTTTTATTGTAGTCAGTTTACTATAGAGTTAATGCAACATACGCAACCATATAAATTCATTTCACATTTACTACAATTAAAGCGTccaacacaaataaaaaatattcaagataACCATATAGATTAAGGATATCTTTTCAATTCTGGACTTTGTAGTAATGTTAATGCAACATCCAAATTCCAATGTATGCAACACATATAAACTggttttaaatagaagacatctttattatcatattcaaaagttaaatccaaaaactcactatataatacatctaactcttggaaaaaaactctaagtattttcattaaatttttatatttaaaattaactaaaaattgtgaattagattcatcattccaaaaatctttcgttaaatcaagaattggatgaatttctttacttttgaaagaagaatgattgagaataatttaaaaagctttaaaaactgttgagattgaaattttatattattttgaatcatgacaaaaaaatataaacagttcaaacagacaaatatatatatatatatatatatatataatatagatttcaaaaaatacaaatattcgaATAAATATAACTCTACAACGAACAGTTGcaactctacaaaaaaaaaaactgttacaatgaacaatcgcaacttttcgTAAAAGACACAGCTGAAAATTCCTACAGatctttttagaaaattatccaGAAGGTACAATTGAAAAAACGCAACTTTTGATAGTATTTATTCGGAttcctattatatatagattctaATATAATAACAATAGTTTCTTTCTGATTAATAAGATAGTAACAATAGTGTCTTTTTAATAAACACTAGGTTAGACCCGCGCTACGTTGCAGGATactttttataactatttttagatatattaaattatgaaaaatataatttttaaaatttttttgattaactGTAAAAACTGTAGTTTATACAATGATAAGATAGAAAATgcattaatataataaatatagagaaatttcaaatttaagaTAACTTATATTTCAAACTAAATAAGTAAACAATCTTTTGGTGTTTCAATCTCTAACAACTTATAAATTAGCTTATATAGTATAGATTCATTGTCAATCAAGTATCTAAAGCTTAAACATTCTAAAGTAAACAAATTATCCAAAGGGAGAAGTCACTGATCAAGTATCTAAAGTTTAAAGCCACAagttctttctttcattattgGTCCTTGAATCTGCACATAGACATAATAGAAAAACAACAGAGTCAATAAACTTGTTGCACAAAACGAGTTTATGCAAGGAGGAGAAATTTGACACTTACTTCTCTATAGCTTCTTAATAagtgtttcttgttctttgctAAAGGAAATCACTCCCTTTCTGGTGTTTCTGTTTTAAAAGCAGTAGATTAAAACCATTAAAATCCAGTGATTACATTTCTGTGACTAAAATGAATTAACAAAAACCAGTTTTATCAATACCTTTAAGCCTAGAGGCGACACTACAATTGGACATGTAAGGGTAGACAAGAAGTCTTTCGTTAGAACTCACGCAATAACCAATTAACCGAAGCAAATTCCTATGGACAGCTAAGCTGATCATCTCAAGCTCGGTACGAAACTGTGAGTTCCGAGAAGTTCCATTCACATCTTTCAGTCGTTTCACTGCAACCACTGTCCCATCTCCAAGCTTTCCTCTGTAGACATTACCAAACCCACCATCACCAAGAATGCTCTTGGAACTAAACCATCCGTAGCTACATGAAGTTCTCTGAATCAGGAGAGTCTCCTTGCCCTGTAGTggagacaacaaaaacaacagcTTCCTCATGAGGTAAGTAACTCTGCAAAAAACACCTTTTATGTCACACCACTCTTAAAGAGAGTTTTGTGAAATCCAATAGCTTGATCATCGTTGTCTACCACAACTACTCTCTAAGGTGAGCAATTTTAATTGTAAGATAAACGAAGCAAATACAATCTTCGAAACAGAAAGATTGGACTTTTTACAGACACATACCGCGTCGAATTCGTCAGTGGAGACGATAGAAGTTGGACATCCACGGTGTTCTGCTTCGCGGCCAATACGCTCCACCGCATCAAGAGCGTTCTCGGTTTTAGAAGCATACAACACAAGCAGCTTCCTCGGCTTTTCTCCATCGTCATCGCCGCCACTTCACCTCACCCACCcggagattgagattgagagaaaCAGCAAAACCGGATCCGGTCTGATGACTTTAACCGATCAATTGGAAGCGCCATGTGCAATAATAGAGGAATCCGAGACATGCGTGACAatcaaagaaagagataaacacaaatagaaaaatagcaaaaacaataaaatctcTATCAAAGAAAACGACGACGAAGAACCAAAATCAGGAAAAGCATCAAAACGACATTggcttctttttcttataaaataaggtgatgtgtattaatgttataatttgataggttAGAGTTTTTAACTGAGGTGTCAGTCTCTGCTTCAAAGTTGAAGCTGAGGTGTCAACCTCTGGATAGAAACACattgtatttttattgtattgattaaatATGCATGTTACCCCGATtctatttgtgttttttttttaaaaaagggttccccaattatatttttgaaaaggataaTAGCACAATTGACCGACTCttaaggtttataaatataaacatttcaaaaaccATCTCTCATTCAAAAGTAAACAATGTCTTCGAAAAAAGATTGTGCTGAAAAGCTCTGATGGCGAGTCTTTCGAAGTTGAGGAAGCGGTGGCAAGAAAAATGCAGATCGTAAGGCACATCATCGAAGACGACTGTGCTACTAACGCAATCCCGCTTCTAAATGTTACAGGAATGATCCTCGCCATTGTTATTGAGTATTGCAAGGGACACGTTGATGATGATCATGCAGAACCTGAGGATgcgaagaagaagctcaaggaTTGGGACGAAGAGTTCATGAAGAATTTGAAGAATCTTCATGTTGATAAGATCATTAGCCTTCATGTGGCTGCTGACTATCTCGACGTGTGACGGTCTCTTCTTGATCTCACTTGCCAGGCCGTTGCAGATTATACCATAGACAAGATAGTAGAGGAAGTTCGATAAATATTTTTACCTCGAGAACGACCTAgcttttagtttagttttttttttttttttttttttaatttttttctttttctatacaTGATTTAATTTGGTGAATGACTTATATGTTTCTGTTTCTCAAGTGTGTGATCAACTTTTTGGTCTGTTTAATACGTTGTTAATTCCTTACCTGACTAAGCTACGGTAAACATAAAACCATAGCTTGTAACACAAGATATTCTTCGAATCCTAAGTCCAATTAATCTCTTTGAGAAAAGAACATTAAGTAGGAAGAGCTCGATGATCAATTAGGGAATTCCAAAAGttcaatagtatatatatttcagggAAGACGATCAATTAGACCTAGGAACGTTTTGATGTGCGTGTATGTGTTTTTTGACTTTAAGAGATTTTATATACATGGACTTCGATGGAGGTccataaacaaataaacaaacattgagCAGATCAGCCCTTGGTTATGTGGATGACCTTTATGAGTCTGAAAATATTCCTTTCTTGGAGGCACAAGCAAAGCAACGTGTACAAATAACCAGAAATCGTGCGACTTTTGTCTTTTCATTAGTGGTATACGGTATACTATAAAATAGGTGTTTAAGGTACTCTTTACAAAATCTAATACTATCTATgctcttattatataattcaataatatctaatttatatagaaggtaaaattaatttattgattgtaaTTCTAACAAATATGGAAAAACTAGAAAATGTTATACAAAAATTgcattgaaaatacaaaatagtcacatttaacactttttttcttaaattaagaAACAGAACAGTATTagtaaatttctaaaaaagttTTTGGAATATATTTTACGAaacgttttttaaaataagaaatttgcgtttgttttcttctttcttcttttttttttttttgtgagaaaaGGAAACAACATGTTAATTACCccaattatattgtttttttttttttaatttaaaaagggGTTCCCCAAGTCTATTGTGAAAAGGACTATTGCACAATTGACCGACTCTtagatttataaataaagaCATTCAAAAAACCATCTCTCATTCAAGGTAAACAATGTCTTCGAAAAAGATTGTGTTGACAAGCTCTGATGGCGAGTCTTTCGAAGTTGAGGAAGTGGTGGCGAGAAAAATGCAGACCGTAAGGCAAATGATCGAAGACGACTGTGCTACTAACGCAATCCCGCTTCAAAAAGTTACAGGAATGATCCTCGCCATGGTTATCGAGTATTGCAAGAGACACGTCGATGATGATCATGTAGCAACTGAGGATgcgaagaagaagctcaaggaTTGGGACGAAGTGTTCATGAAGAATCTTGATGCTGATAAGACCGTCAGTCTCCTTATTGCTGCTGACTATCTCAAAGTGTGACGGTATCTTCTTGATCTCACTTGCCAGGCCGTTGCAGATTATATCATAGAAAAGAGAGTAGAGGAAATTCGAGAAATCTTTAACCTCGAGAACGATTACAcacccgaagaagaagaagagattcacAAGGAACACTCTTGGGCTTTTAAAGATCCAAAAAACCCTAGCTTctagtttaggttttttttttttttttttttggttctttttccatatatgatttaatttagTGAATGAATTATATGTTTCTGCTTCTCAAGTGTGTGATCAAGtttgtttgaataaaaataattccCACTATATAACCCATCTTGAAGTACACTAAtgaattctttttgtttttttaatttgaactatgaaatatgtataaataaatgtaatatcattaaatttataaaaaaaaaattatctactAATAACCTTTATACCATACTGAAAATATAGGATTAATTAATCATCAAAAATTATTTtcgaaataaaatattaatacaattttttaattaaaactaatattgtttatgttacaCAGGAATCACATAATGACAAtgtataaacaattacaaataatatttctttaattgCATAATTTCATTTGGCAACTTAATTGATCATAACTTTTtatattcatcatttttaaaaaattccaaaCTTAATTTCTTACACAATATTTTCATGtctttatttataaacattAATACAATTTACTCATTATTTGTATTCTTCTTTATCTTATCCAAGTTCATAAGAATAttacatttttctgttttttcatattttattatatcaaaactcATTCTATTACCATTTACTTTATCCATTCTATTGTTATCTAAATTCATtagagtcatatatatatatatatatatattaaattttcttagtatatataagtttttttttaatcattataagTTTTGAGGAAACTCTTTGACAAATGTTACAAtctatttaatattagatatactTAAACATATATTGTGACTAAATTAGTTAATTTATGACATACATATATCACAAtctatttaatattagatatcaCACATGTCATGATCTGATTAATATCAAAATTGGGCATTAGATCGCTTGTTAAgatcaaatttgattataaaataccACTTTTATATGTTCCTATGAGTACTTCCAACATTTGGATTATAATAAGATCATTATAACCcacacaaaatacataaaagaattGTTAGTGAGAGCAAGAACAAGTAACGGAAAATGAATTCGATGGTGATTTTGGTGTTATGCGTCGTTATGCTCTTGGTGGCTGTTGTTGTTGGCATATGTTGCGGTACGTAAATCTTATAACAAAGTCGTAATACCTAATTGATGTTGTGTTAagtgtaaataaactaatatttttctttaataattaggTTGCAGTAAGAAGAAGCCGGCCAACCCCAAGTGAGGTTTAGGAGAGTCCGAAGTGAGTAAAACATGAGATACTTTGATGATACTTGTAAACTTATGATTGGTtcaaatttgtttgatttaaaatttacctctttaacttaattataatatattggaactactgatattatatatttgtgagATACCATTAGAGTATCTAGACTAATGTGGATGTTCTGACGGgtatttatatttctttgaaTAAGATATATTACAAAGTATAAGCGATAAGCATATGTATTGATGAAAAGTCTATGTGTGATATATTGCTAGACTGGTTTAAAATATGTTTGGATAATGAATACATCTCACCATTTCTTTAttgatatagtttttttcttctttttacggCGATCTCATTACTCAAATTCATCAAATATTACAACTTTGATTTCTCGTGTAAAGAGTAACTGATCGAAAACAAcgagtaaaaagtaaaaaccaaacgGTTTAGTTATACTTGAACAAAAAAtcatttggtaaaaataaaaaattactagttttcttctatcttctcaatctctatcaatttttcttctttactcatACATTTACAAGTCTTCTGATGTTtgttaacatatttttaattgaacttttatgaatcaaattaagtttatatcattttgtcatatgaaaaaatattttggccattaatttctgattttctttAAGCGTCAAATACTCTCAGGCCGGCACTGGCTACAACAGACCATAATCATGAAGAAATGGCTGACGAGCCATAAATATTTCATGAATAAGAGCTTTTACAAATTATgtatgataaaattatataagaacaaATTATGTAGGTATGtatgattattatatttctaCGATAGGATGTTTGAGATGTGTTTGGATAATGGATAGAAGTGAAATCACCAATTATTCATTGTGTATCCTTACTATATTATTTCAGAAGTACAAAAGTGtaacatgactttttttttgtagattttaacAGATTATAGGTAAATATTTTTGATCGAATATTATGGCATTCAAATTTAAATCACAGAcaatataacatttaaaattattgatcatgttttgaattaaaacaattaaagaatTATTTCCAAATTTCTATCAGTTATCAGATcgacaaaagagagaaaatactTTCCCTTTATGATATTTTCGTTCTGAAATCatcttaaaaacaatatttacatgtattagacttttaaaaaaaaaataggtccCAAAAAGGCTATTAATAGACCAactatataacaaatatttatcaaaatcatcttgACCGAGAAAGcctacaaaacaatataaacatacatattgacaaaaaaaaattgatatacataaacaaattttgattacgtatgataaaaaataacaatatagtCAGATTCAAcaatattatatgatataacaaaaaatttagatgTCAAAAAAGAATTTACAATAGTACCTTATATAACAAACAAGGGTTCCTCCAAAAAATTTCTACCagaaaatgacacatgtcaCTAAATTAAAACCATTTATTTTATTCGTACACACTTCATTTGACTCCTATGATCATCTCTAGCCACAACAACAATCATGGAAAATAACTGACGATCCGTCAATTGGCAATTACacttataaaatagaaatctgTGAGCCTCTTGGGAGCTAAATACGTGAAAAGGCAAGCCAATATGAACTTAAAATCTTATAGTGAAGAGTGATAAAATCAGCTATTCATTTAGTATAAGTAAATCCTCATAAGACTCGAATAAAGCATATATAAAAGAAAGGATGCAAGTAAAACATATATGGGGGGAATTCAAATCAAGATTAAAACCCAATTATATGCATTCAAAACAGAATTTAGTCAAAATATTTGGGTTGACCAACCAATTAATACACTTAAATGTGAATTACTAGaggtgtcaaaatgggtcaGGTTTCATGGATCAACTCAACTCAACTCAACCCATGAACTCTaatgagttaaaaaaatttaccctAATAAGTTCATGAATAAAATGAGTTAGTGGTTCAAATGGTTTTATGGATCAAATAAATTGAGTTGTAATGGGTAATGGTTTAACCATTTAATCCAtcaattcttcttttattgGGTCAAATTGACTCAAATGTTTAAACCGGttaaatataaccaaaaccttTAAACCAATCAAATGTGTAAACAAGTCAATGCTTTGATTATCCCCAAAACAGCTTCTTCCTGATTAGAATTTGGGATTTAAAGCCATCATTGTAAAGAGCTTCATCGTGATTTTTCCCAAAacgatttgtttcttttacggAATCGAAGaagagtttttgggtttttaatttgGAAGCGGAAGTGTAAGAACTTGTCCAACGAGGGAGTGAAATCGGAGAAAGAGGAGACCTGGCCGCATGTAATGATTTAGAGACATGggcttttgttattttgttgtgtGCTTAACTAGAATTTCGAATTGGGTTAAACAATTATAATTGAATGGTCAAGTGATGGTGGGGGAAACATGTTTTCTGCAAATGGTTAAAGTCAGATTTTTTGTAAATGGCTTAGTCATTTCTCAATCGTATGTTTCATATTAGTATATTGTTTTAGTGTTGGATGTTGATATATACTCACTGGATTTGAttgcttttaagttttaaccttAACATGTTTGATATATTTGCTAAATTGCTCTTCTCACTTCTCTGGAACTTTTCCAAGAAATGAAGAGTCACGTGTTCCTTTGATGCCATTTTGATGCCATTTTGCTGAACATGAATGCATCTCTATATGCTTGTCAATTTATGTCGATCAAGTCTACATTGGTTTATCTTTGAGACAAAGATCTGAGAAAACTCTTTTTCGTTTTGTGAAAAACATCATTGATATGTAAATTTcaagtttaatttttagtataaCTGTTGAGTTAACTATTTAACCATTTAACCATTTAACTCATTAAACTAATGATCTTATGGGTTAACCCAACTCATTTAAATAAATGAGTTGGATCAACTCATTAACTCATTTCATCTAAACTCATTAGGTAATGAGTTGGTTTGAGTTGAGTTAATCATTTTGACATCCCTATGAATTACCtacataaataacatatatttaatttgttatcaACACCTCTAAATATTTACACAACAATGTTATTAAATAGTTTTGCAATGTTATTTTAGTAActgtaacatccacgaaccggATTCCCGGTTTGGGAGGTGCATCGATTgatgacagcttgtcctgtgggaaggttgttaaagggtgaggaccagggttcgaggaacgcctggcgcaccaataacctacatgtggatgaatagttcctttCTACATTGAGGGGTTAGGATTGAtgcctgcagggccagctttgggcctatgggggcaagctagcagtgggctagtggtGTCAACGGGACAAGTTGTCACACTAGGAGTGTGTATTTGTTGGTTTTAGAGTCAGAATctttgtaacaacccgtcccgtggaccccactagcctcactgctagcccactagcctcactacTAGCCGTCCCAAAGGACCCCAAgatggccctgcagggcatcgatccagACCCAttactgtggatatccaaatcaaccagtaggttattggtgcaccagacGTTCCTTGAACCCTGGTTCCCAccttttaacaaccttcccacagaacaagctgtcaccaattgatctgcaggttcTGTGGGAATGTTGTTAAAGGTTGGGACCAGgattcgaggaacgcctggtgcaccaataacctactggtggattgggatatctaCAGTGATGGATTAGGATTGATGCCCTGCAAagccagcttggggtctgttggggcggctagcggtgggctagtggggtcaacaggacaggttgtcacataaaaatcgatcctaaccccataggcccgaagctggccttgtag from Camelina sativa cultivar DH55 chromosome 9, Cs, whole genome shotgun sequence encodes:
- the LOC104710227 gene encoding probable LRR receptor-like serine/threonine-protein kinase At2g23950, which gives rise to MTMEKSRGSCLCCMLLKPRTLLMRWSVLAAKQNTVDVQLLSSPLTNSTRVTYLMRKLLFLLSPLQGKETLLIQRTSCSYGWFSSKSILGDGGFGNVYRGKLGDGTVVAVKRLKDVNGTSRNSQFRTELEMISLAVHRNLLRLIGYCVSSNERLLVYPYMSNCSVASRLKETPERE